TCACAGCCTTTAGCGCTGGATAGACACTGCTTAAAAGTGCCAATCCTACAGAAAGTACTACAGCAGGTAGAAGTAATTGGAGTTGTAGGGAAAACCCTCCTTGGATTTGTACCAAATACGGGCCAGCATAAATGGCAATAAAACTGCCTAGAAAATATCCAGTTAATCCCCCTAAAAAACTAACGATCCCTGCCTCCAAGAAAATCACCTGCATAATATGAATACGTCGGAAACCAATAGCTCTAAAAATTCCAATTTCTCTCTTTCTCTCATTTACAGAAGAAAGCATGGTGATGAATACAACCAAAGCCGCAACCAGTAATACCGTTCCTGCAAGGGCAAAACCAAAAACTGAAAACTGCTGAATTGTTTCTTCACGGAAAAGCGCTGCCTGTCGCATAGGGATTGCACGACTGTTTGGCAAAGCGTCTTCTAGCCCCATGGCTATTTCTTCTATAGGACAACTATTACAATAAGCTGAAATTTCTATCATCGACAATTCCTGAGGTCTATTCAACAAGTCCTGAACTACCGCTAGATTACCATAAACCAGGCCATCTTCTTCACTTCCCAACTTATTTAGCAGGCCAAATACTTTAAAAGTCTGCTCATTTATCATCAGCAAATCTCCTGTTTTTACTCCTAAAGCTTCAGCAGCAGAACTTCCAACAATTAGCCCATCTTCAGGTATATCCATAAGGGCCAAGTCTCCCACCTTTTCCCCTGGACCAATTCCCATCTGCTGTTGCAGTGAAAACCAAGGTTTTTGGGTAAATTCTTGTCTAGTTTCTACCCCTACCATCAGTGCCTTCTGATCCCCTATTTCCACAGCCCCCACCAATTTAGGTGATACAATGTTGATATACTCTGCTACTGAGGATGAATAGATTTTAGGAACATCCTCCATAGTAAGCTTTTGTACATCAAAGGCCAGGTCAGAAATAACTGTATTACCATAGTGTATCTCCTCGGAGCGTGGAAGAAGGATGGCATTTGCACCAAACTCATCAATCCTATCTCCTAAATCCACATGCATTGCTTCGATAATATTCAAGATCCCCACTACAGTGGCCACGCCTACTACTAGGCCAAGCATTAAAAATAACATCTTTATTTTTCGTCTTTTTAAGTTGTTTAAAGCGATTTGAAAAATATTCATTGCTTCACTCCTTATCCAATCATTGCTAAAGGTAATTCTATCATAGCTCGTATACTTGACCATTCGCATAGGTCACCTTCATCACCAGCTCCCCATCTTTGTAAATATGGATTTCTTGGTGACAACCAAAATTTCGTACAACTGCTCTTACTTCTTGACCGTCATCTCCGTAGTTTTCAACATAGTATTCCAAAGCGATTTGACTAAGCCTACCATCCCGGGGCCCAAATACATCAGCACTTCGTGCAAAGACAAACTTCATACCTATGAGAATGATTAACACTACTAAACCTGTCTGAATATATTTTCCAACATCAGAAAGTTTTTTTCCATCTTGTTTGTATCTATCCACAATTTCATCCTCTCTTCCTTTTTAAAAACAACGATTACCCACGAACTCTCCAGTTTAGAACTTCCTCCAGATCAATCATAATGATTTCATCTTGTATCTCTGGATTCATATTCACAGGAGGATAAGATCCACATGCAGAAGACCCAGAAATAAATTCATGGTTCTCAATATTGTAGGTGGTACGGCATGTATCGCATACAAGGGTATCACCTGCAAGAGAGAATGTCCTGCCTCGGCAAGGCTCACACATACTACTCCCAACAAAAATGCGGCCTGAAGGGGTAATATAAGCCATCAATGGAACTAAATCTCCCTCATTATTTTCCACTTCAAAAAAAACAATATTGTTTTGATCCACATCTTGTAGGGCTATTTTAATTTGTCCATCTTCAACAATAGGCGCTATAGGCGTCATGGAGATAAATTCACCTACATAGGACCGAGAAGCAGCCACTGTATCACCAAAATACTTCTCCTCTTCTTGTTTGCTAGCGCCAAGGACTACAAATAATACGACAACAGCTAGAACAGCACAGCAGGCCGCTATCATTAACGGTAACCTACTTTTTGGAGCCTGCATAAATTGTTCTTTTTTACTAGGTAATTTCTTTGACATTTTTTCTTCCTCCTCATCGATTATAGATATGCTTTTATGAACTTTAGCCCATCAAAAACTACGTTTGTGTCTTTTTCAGCTGAAATAACAATTTCACCCCCTTAAGGTTATTCTTTGTATGTTTTGTCATCTACAGGGTAATTTATACCTTACCCCTTGTAGATTAGGCACTAATAAAAGATAGCACCATAACTACTGTGTCTTTTCCTACACTTAGCTGTAAGTTATCCTACTTTTTTTCACAAATCTCATTGCTATAATAACAACTAAGGTTATGCCAAGGTTAAAGATATCAGCAATGAATATAGGCTCAAAATCATGGGATTTATTGTCGCAGCTTCTTCCCAATACTAGTAGTCTTATGTATCAAATTTTTTATGATAGCTTAAGACATCTTTTTTTATGCAATATTGATGCCAATCTTGAAATAAAATTTCTTTTTATCTAAACATCAATAATAATTTGGAAAAATTGAGATTATTTTATTATATTGTAAAAAAAACGGGTATATAAATCAGTGATTTATCTATCTGCAATAAACATTATAAAAAACATTTAATTTTTTATAATGTCATAACTTAAGAAAGGAGGTGAAAACAAGATATGAAGATTCAACCTAGAAAAAATCAATGGTTTAGTGCTGTGACAATCGTTGCTCTTTCTCTCGTAGCTATTTTAGTTTTTCAGCTAACGATAGACAATTCCCCAGAAGGAATTATCTATGCTGAGGATTGGGCGCAACAATATCCGCTACAATATGAGACTTACTTAAAAAATGCAGAGATGGAAAAAACAACTTTTGGCGGTTCTGAACCCTATGACTATCTAGAAAAGTATCCAAATCTTCTAGTATTATATGATGGTGTAGGATTCAGTAAGGAATATTTAAGAGCTAGGGGGCATGTATACGCTTTAGAAGATGTTATACATACAGCGAGACCAAAGCCAGGTGCTAGTTGTTTAAGCTGTAAAACCCCTGATTATGTAGCTATGATCAATGAACTGGGCAGTGAAGTACATGCAATGAATTTTGATGAGGTTGCCGCGCAGGCTATTAGTCCTATCAGTTGTTATGATTGTCACCAAAATGCACCTGGAGAACCTGTAATTACTAGAAATCATCTAAAGGTAGCACTAGAAAAAGTAGACATGGACTTTAAACAGGGGGATCTTGCCTGTG
The sequence above is drawn from the Clostridium formicaceticum genome and encodes:
- a CDS encoding ABC transporter permease, yielding MVKYTSYDRITFSNDWIRSEAMNIFQIALNNLKRRKIKMLFLMLGLVVGVATVVGILNIIEAMHVDLGDRIDEFGANAILLPRSEEIHYGNTVISDLAFDVQKLTMEDVPKIYSSSVAEYINIVSPKLVGAVEIGDQKALMVGVETRQEFTQKPWFSLQQQMGIGPGEKVGDLALMDIPEDGLIVGSSAAEALGVKTGDLLMINEQTFKVFGLLNKLGSEEDGLVYGNLAVVQDLLNRPQELSMIEISAYCNSCPIEEIAMGLEDALPNSRAIPMRQAALFREETIQQFSVFGFALAGTVLLVAALVVFITMLSSVNERKREIGIFRAIGFRRIHIMQVIFLEAGIVSFLGGLTGYFLGSFIAIYAGPYLVQIQGGFSLQLQLLLPAVVLSVGLALLSSVYPALKAVKLDPAEALRFI
- a CDS encoding Fe-S-containing protein; translation: MSKKLPSKKEQFMQAPKSRLPLMIAACCAVLAVVVLFVVLGASKQEEEKYFGDTVAASRSYVGEFISMTPIAPIVEDGQIKIALQDVDQNNIVFFEVENNEGDLVPLMAYITPSGRIFVGSSMCEPCRGRTFSLAGDTLVCDTCRTTYNIENHEFISGSSACGSYPPVNMNPEIQDEIIMIDLEEVLNWRVRG